From Oryzias melastigma strain HK-1 linkage group LG17, ASM292280v2, whole genome shotgun sequence:
ACAAAACTAGTAATGAGTCATTCACATATAATCACTGTGCTGTGCTGACATTTCTCCACATGTCGCCTTCAAATCATCATACATGCAGCGATACTATTAAAGTAATCAGGCATAATTTAGTCCTTTTTGGGGTCTCATCAAGTCAGTCAGCAGATGTTTACAGAGTTTGGAGTTGTTGAATTTAGTCCACAAACCCTTTTGTCCTCGCAAATCTTCCCTCAAATGACAAATGTGCAAATATTCTTAATTGCATGGATTTGTTTTTGCAGGTAAAGCCTTTGGAAACAGGTTTTTACCCTTAAACACCAGAGTGTGTTTAAGTGTGTTTACTGTAGTTTTTAGATTGTTAGgccgatcaacataattccagcagattctgaaggagaaaggagACGCTGAGAATCTGCTGGCATTATGTTGATCGTgataacagttgaaaagttccagAATGTTAAAGATTCTGTGTTTAAGCGTTactggtgacgcctcaggtgttaacgGGTTAATtatcttgaattttgatatgtTTCATGTTGGCCTACAGCCCGAGTGTCAAACTCactcacacaaggggccaaaatccaaaacacatccaacaggataaacatttattgaacactctaaaaatacattttgaaaactttaaatctgtaaatttttaacataattatgaacttcatatatagcatcacctgcaataatgctagtgtgaatgctgtaagctgaattatgctgctgaagatgctagctgaaaacgctgaagctaatagttagctgaaatattagctaaatgccaaattagccccaaaaaaacctagattagcctaaacagctagcatttagctgaaatattagttaaactccaaaacagcctaaaaaaatttagtaaatgccaaaatagtctaaaaagctaacagaatagCAATTTTCCAAagtttaaaaccttaacttttttacataattatgaataataaaaaggcacgaatattattccagaattgatcaacttaaaccttaaataactttcaatattttactctccataaaaatatattttgtcaaaattatacaagttagaaatgagcgcaagaaaacatcggatcattaaaaacaataaaataaaatgatctggagggccggatagaatcacccggTGGGTAACTCGGTGGACCGTGGAACAGGACAGTTGGGCTGCCTGAAAACCTGATGGGTCAACTTCATTCAAACATATAAccaaaggtaaaaaataatgatcaattaaggttaaaatactaaaatattatgTATGTGGAAATAATTTtgagagatttatttatttatttttttattaagattatACCAGAAACCAAATTATTGTCAGAACAAGTTTTGCTCTTCTTTACATAACTTGTAATATCAGATTAGATTCGAtcagaaattgtttatttcaagcaaaataataataatttcctatAGAATGCAATCAatcaacagaagtttacatctatGAAGACGTGTCAAACACAGATAAACATTAGAAGATAGATTggctgaaagggagtgggaggaataTGGCGTTAAATTTCCACCAAAAGTCTCCCACGAGGTTATATTAAACTCCACGCAGGCAAGGGCCGTTCCTCGGTCTCAGGACAGTGTCCACACTCGCTCCTCTTCTCCTGCGcgctcgtgaaacctcttctccgcacTCGTGGGTGTATTCTTGCTCCTGGTTCAGActggaacggaggccgcttccctTCGATGGCCTTGTGTCTATGGTGTAGTTCCCACCAGGCGCAGAGCGCCACGGTCTTCCATGGAAGCCTCGCGCCGTGGAGCGGATTGTTTCGCCATCTGGACTATTTTGTGCATGCgaaaatccagttttattttcaacacataatcaatttataacaataaatcaccgcgattgacaaatgcgatcatgcttttgtatctaaacagactatagaggtgaaagaaaacatataatcacaacacacacacacagatcaacgtagtgggcGACTccagagagggggggggggtggagCTGGGTTTAGATGAATGACAGAAGTGTCGGCCTACTAACTACTTGTTTCATCTttgcagaaacatggggtaatatttttaggttattaacttacccatagtggtaaaaacaaaaaacttctaGCAgtagcgcctgtcgaccgtcgcaggaaaatgtgcgtctggtgtgaattgcaggagagcaGATGCTGCGCGGCGTGCACTCTGCTCCCCGCTGcctctgcgtccagtgtgaacctagcgtagCAGTCCTGTGACTTCTCCTGCTCGCTTGTGAAAATATTCTTAcgctcctaaaactagttcCGCCCCCTCATGGAGGACTGTGCGCTCGTGTGAAACTcaacatttaaggaaaaaacacacaaaaagaaaaaacagaaatacccGGAtatcattcgtttttcaaattaaaactcaaaatgaaaaTAGGGGGTAAAAGgacagctttatttatttatcaatttcttaactactgtagaaaaacaaatattttgtgatgaaaaaaatcgaaaataaaacaaacacataatgaatgtttaaattcattttcgaACAAAAGTGTTGGATCAAGGggtggaaaaacacaaaaagagaaactttttaaaaattaagtagTTTGTGtcagaaatcttaaaatattgtattgaaaagttatttgtttttttctgttttccatttaaTACTGTAATGGGAACGCAAATAATCTATCTGTTTCTCTATAATAGCttagatcatttttaatttttatttatttatttatttgttttattttaaaaaacaaagatgcatGGATCCAGTTATGGCATCAAAATTGCCCTAGCAATGGTAATGGGGCGgggctaataaaaaaaagtggccAATCACACGCAGGTTTCcgttttgtctttttcatgaTCTTGGGTTGGAGTTGTTACTCCTGTGCAGCAGTGGTTCCCTGTGGAACGTTCATGGAGTGTGTGGAGTTTGATACGCAATCATGGGAGACTTTTGTCGGAAATTTACCATCATAGAGggaaacgaacttatataatccctcCCTGGGTCAATCATaacatttcctttacatgtatTGTCATTATCCTCTTCATAAgttaagatcagatatttatatctttccagcatagattcaggttattaggaattctcaagtaacaataaatcacatgactatgtagtagatataacactatttcagacttcGTCATTGTATATCCAGatataaattcagaaaaacaaaatatccattagaaaaaaaaaaaacatataatccTTCTTTAAGTGACGGagcaattatttttgaaaactgcattttttattctaattggTTTGACTAATTGTAAGCTCAGAGGTAACCATATGAAAGCTGCTCAAGAACTTTTTTGGAGGATGTGCGTGTGTGTTTATTCATAACAAGAAGAGTACATCTGAAAGTTTGTGGAAACAGTGCTCCGATTCAACTTGAGCTGATGTTCACTAAACTGACACTTGATGAAGTCTACAAAGATGGATGTTGGCACCGCGGCTCGTCCTGAGATCTTCCCTGAGAAGCTGACAGATGATGCAAGCGTGCAGCCTGATTCCATTCACCGCTGTCAAGCATAGCTTTATATCAGGGAAATGACCAGAGGTGGTCTCGGTCCAGAAGACATTAACACCAAGTCTCTAAAAGCACAACACATTCAGGGAATCTaacattatttcatgttttacttctgtgtttttatcagcTAAACAGAAAACGTGTAATGCTTTTTAGCATATAGAGTTTTTCTGGTTCTTTTAGAATTTCAGGTCCAGGCGGCAGAACACAGCTGTGGTCGCACACGTAATCCAGCGTTGAAGGCTTCAACAGCTTGATTGATTCTGTGTTTTAGCCTGCACTCAATGTCTTTTTGTAACTAATctcagataaaaaataaaaaaaacagggacGTTGTCGGAGCACAGCTGAAACCCTTAGGgctggggtctgcaacctgcggctccagatccacatgggGCTCTttgccaaacataaaataagataCAGaaactgctgacccagacatgtcgaccgtctgctaatggctgcctaacaaaaataacctaaaaaaacaaataaacaaagcccgcaaactaagactaccaagatccaaccccaaattaaaataataaaacccagcagtataagactgctgaggacaaatagggggaaagaacaaaaaaaaagaaaagaaaagaaaatagcaagtttttaaagtaaggattacttaattaacatgtatttaatttagaatagttaaatgtataaatgtattactgaggttcacatagatgataaactatgtaggtttttacatcctgttgacctgaagacgtcttgtttgatcaactctacctccagaatgaacagaatttatatgaaaagcaaaacttaagtcaaaagtttaatattttacgagttaaaagcacatattatcttatgctgcacaacattggctataaaaaaacacattttgagagatgcttggttctttttatatttttacgtttgttcatatttattattaaaaaacagaaggtcatgaagGCAAATCcaaagactatgcagctccttctaagTTTTGATAGGTAGAAATCGAGccaaaatgtctcttttactgttaaaggttgctgaccccggCCTTAGGACATCTTCAAATTCAAACCTGATTACAAACCAATCAACAGGGTGAAGCGCTGTCAAGCCCTGCTCTTTTTGGAGGGTTTCTCTCAGCATGGCTGTCATGTTTCTTTGCTTCTGTGTTGGATAGTTGTAGATGAGACCCCAGTCCTGGtctttcagaaatgtttcagtttgagAGTGTTGTTGGAAGCTGCTTGGTGGTCTGCAGTGAGCATCTCCCCCTCTTCTTTGTGTTTCAACAGACTGAGTAACAAGCCTGCTGTCCAGTCGCCACCATGATCGCCACGGGTGGCCTGCTGCGCATGAACAGGCGCCAGGATTCTCTCCGATCCAAGAATCGAGCAGAAAACAAACGGAAGAGGAAAtccaagaagaaaaagaagaacgaCGTGGTGGTGGTGAAGGGCAAGCTGAACCTCTGCTCCCCGGCCGGTTTGGTGGCTGCTGTTGGCGTTGTGATTCTCATGGTTGGGGTCTCAATGGCGGTTCTGGGTTACTGGCCCAGTCAGAACCAGCAGGAGTACCAGGAGCGCCGTAGAATGGGGGCGTTCCAAGGCAGCAGGATGAGCTACTCCAGAAGTCCGCCTGTTTCCTCCAACGTGACCCATGATAAGCTTCTTTCCAGTCAAGCCGATGGACTGAACCACAGTCACTCTAACAGCAGCACCTCGGACCCCTCCCCTAACTGTGGCTTCTTCTGTGACTTCCTGGATAAGTACCTGTACTCAGACAATCTGAAGGTCTTTGGCCCGCTGGTGATGGGCATcggcatttttctctttatctgTGCCAACGCAGTCCTTCATGAGAATCGGGATAAGAAAACGAAAATCATTAACCTGAGGGACATCTACTCCACGGTGATAGACCTCCACAGCATTCGGTCAAAGGAGTACTCGCCCCTCAATGGTCTGGTGAACTACACTCAGTCCAGGAGTGCTGAGGGGCCGCCGGCACCAGTCCCAGCCAGCGGGATGCTCACACGCAGCTCCTGGCCGTCCACCGGACTCAACCCAAGGGGCGAGTCAAACTCAGATGCGCTCTTCAGACGCTCCTCGCTGGCCAGCAGGCCGCGTAGCTGGTCCAGAGATGTCCAGACCTTCACAGACACTGTCTACAGCATCTACAAAGACTACAGCAATAGCGGCGAGCAGACTCCCCAGCCTCGGCAGTGGGACACCACCTCCATCGTAACCTCCTCTGTGAACGCTTTCACCCTCCCTGTAATTAAACTCAACAACTGTGAGGTGGAGGAGTCGGAGAGGGCGGAGACAGAGGGACGCTCACAGGAGGTCGCCGTTTTGGAGGTCGCTGCTGAAAATGTGAGAGAAGACGAGCCGGCGAGCGGCAGACAGACTGATGACGGGCAGAAGGAAGCAACCATGATTTGTTCCCCACCTTCAGATCAGAGCCATGAGGACACGACCACAGAGACGCTCCCTCAGCAGGAGGCGCCGCAGGCTCCGCCTCAGTGGACCCAGCTGTGTCCCCCAGCACCTGCTGCCGCGGCGATGGGGTCAAACACGTCACTCCACTCACTCACAGATCACCCCAGGCCTGCACGCCGCTGCAGCCTTAATGCGTCCGGGGGTCGTCAAGGTGACAGAGCCAGGCGTTTCAGCTGCCCCCGTCTGGAGCGCTCCAACAGCAAGGGCTACATCAAACTGACTGACCTAGGGGGAGAGTCCTTTGAAGCCTCCGACTCTTCTTTGGTGGCCACAGATCAGGAAGTAGAAAAGGACGCTGCAGCAGTGGTGGCGGCGGCACAGGAAGGAGCACAGGGAGAGGACGACCTGCGGACGCCCAGTAGCTCCGCAGCATCCTAGGCTTTTCTTTTCTAGCAGACACAAATCTGAGGTCTGGTTCTTAGCTTCGGTCCTTCCTCTGCAATTGTTGACGACAAACTGATCTTCGCAAAGGAagaaggaagaggaggcagTGAAGGACAACTGAAACATAGCCATGAGCACTCGTGAGCAGTGCTCAGTATCTACAAACACCCACTGCTCGACATCCTGTTGtaatattttctatattttccaTGTAGCAGGAGCAATACAAAAGACTTGAAAGGAGTTTTAGTAGAGATttgtataaaaagaaaacacgatgagttttattttcttttgtacaAGTCTGGAGCAGACATTGTAGCTTGTACAATAACCAAAAGTGTCACTGAGATCTTCTGTCCAACATGTTGTCCTGTAGCATTCAGACATGCCACAGAAAAAGAACTAGTCTAGAGTTGTTTCTCCAAGTTGTTCCGTGAAGACCATGTGGATAGGTGAACAGAATCTCAGGTAGACGTTTGGTTTAGGAACGAGACCTTATGGACAAGGCCTTCCCTATGTGCACACGTGTTCATATGAAACATGTACGGTTAAATAAATCTGACTGTAACGCCTTTGTCGGGTCACACGACTGTCCTTGTGGGAAGTCCTTACATGCAAAGAATGCAAAACAGGCTGCTTGctctggattttttgtttttgtgaaaacaacaagacaaaaaccaaatcctgaactagaaaagttgcactCCTTTCGATAATGCAAGTGGGAATTCATTTTGCTGGATCTGGTTGCTGAACGTGATAAAGCTGCTTAAATAATTtgctgtaattgctgaagggatttgctaaaaatccCTGTTATTTGTATAATGCTaaatttgcttatttatttcaatatataaaactttattaaaagtcaaattagccaaaaaagctagcatgttgctaaaatactggcTAAATTCAAACTTACCCTAAACAAAaccctcagtaaatgccaaaatagttcaaaacattagcatgtttctagcttaactccaaaatagcctgaaaaaaatcctcagtagatgtcaaattagacaaaacattagcatgttgttgaAATATGAGGAACGACTGACttatatcactagagatgacatgctagcttgttgcatacgcaaagttggacgccatattggaatggtctagatgcctgtttactgctgaacagagatggaaaaactagaatgtgacttttcactagtaaattattgctgtcagctgataaaggagaacttctagaaaacattttaataagatctgagtgagtttactctcaataatgaacgtttaggctgatcttgtagtttattcaaagtcaatgacagctttagacttcTTTTTTGATCGATCTTTATCGTTTTATGGAGGAGGATTGTGGTATTTGTATGagtgttagacctcagatcagattactaagtggagaaaaataaactcagtAGTGTAGAGGGAAGAGTCCATCAGCAATGAATCCCCGTCCAGTGGAGGGATTGGGAAATATCCTGTATGTAAGACCGCCTGCCCGAGTCCTTCTGATAGAGGCTGGTGGATCCACTTAAAGAACAGGAACCCCTAGCCCAGAGTTGCCGCCCCTGCCAGGTGAATTTACCCCGAGGTGTTGGCGTCGCGACCGGATCCATCAGCATAATAAGTCCCGGCCACTGTGTGATTTAAAGCGGGTGCCGCCCAGACCTCGCCGCTCTTGGACCGTGGATGGAGAGCTCACTGAGCCCTCTCTAGTCTGAAGGACCATCAGGACCGGCGTGGCTGTCGACCGGGCTGCACTGTTCTCAGTCACATCGGACCGTGTCGTGCTGATCCGGGCAGGGACCGGTCCATATACACGGGCGTTAGCGGTCTGCGGCAATGTCAGCTACCCACCAATCTGTTTATAAACACAGACCgaggagtctaacagtttgtgtaaatctcagtctgtgtgtagatttgaataaaatcacaaccatacATCAGGTATGCATTGAGTTTCCTATGTaataacctatttatttattttagtttgaactgttcatttgttgcactttgtacaaaaacattattaccatgacctgggaatattttttctgatgatcagagttttttccgaccaaaattaatcattttatggtcattttactggttCAGTTGaaccatgtctcattgtttttataccattccaatatggcgtcgctctttacgtatcttggacaatagaaaaacacttgcgtgtcatctctagtgattaACCTCTATGTTAGCTACTCTCAAGAATAgtcaaaaaacctcagtagatgtcaaattaaacaaaaacgttagcatgttgttaaaatattagctaaactcaagcATAAATGTCTTGAATGTGCTGAACGTTATTAAGatcaaaatttaaactttaagaaaGAGAAATAGGATCACTATAgagtagaggtgtcaaactcaatcacacaaggggccaaaatccaaaacacaccgtaggtcacaggccgaacaggataaacatttattgaacactctaaaactacatttttaaaactttaaaaccagaactttttaaacataactaCGAAATACAACGGGCAgaattattattccagaataaatcaacttaaccattaaataactcaatattttactctcaataaaaatgtattttgttaaaattatacaagttagaaatgagcgcaagataacatcaggtgattaataacaataaaataaaatgatctggagggctggatagaattaccccgagggccggatccggcccccgggccttgactttgacacatgtgctataGAGTGACAGCTTTCACACAATGACACTTGACCAATGATCTTCAGTGATGAAGATCAAAACAATTAGTCCATGTTTTGTACTCATTTCCACAAGTTCTCCTCAAATTAGATAGCATCATTTGTAGGGATGTTTCATGATCTGGGCTGACAAAAAAGAAGCCATTGCACTATTAGAGATTCTCAAGTGTGTGCTTTTGATGTTTCGCGTTGTAAAATGGAAGAACGAGAGCTTTCGGCTGATCTAAACAGCTGAACTGGTGATAAAATTGTCATACTAAATCAGCACTGAGGAACGCTGTCGGCCTGAGCGAGCTTCTGTCTCGTTGGGTTCAGATCACGTCTGGAAGCTGCCAATCATTTGTTGCAATCAACATGAAGTCAGTTCTTGTTTAGAACTGCATGTAAGTTCTCATGCTCAGTTAAGTAAATGTTTCCAATCACACTTCATTTTAGTCTGTTTACAGAAACGAAGCTCCGCTGATAAAATCTGCATGCTTTAAAAATTGCTACTCGAATGGAGTATTTAACATGAGaaatccatttaaaaatgtattaaagcaTCCTGTTAGGAATTAATATAATGAACAAAAGCTGTTTTGCAAAATAActtattaaaaaacactttgggGTACATTTCATTATACTGTGTTATTTGACTTTCTTATTCCAAAAATTTTGAATATTCACATTACAGAGAAACTAttgattaactttattttgattaatcAGATAAGCATGCATGTGCATGCATTTCATATAAACACTAAGAGCAGACtaaccacaaaagaaaaaagataaaggaACATCTCTTTGAATTTCTGGAATAGTTTGATGCAGCACTGGAGAATGCGAGCATTACTGGACAAAGAACAAACGCTATGgggaaaaaatatcaagattatagggttgttgttttgtttttttatatatatatatataatgggGGTGTgcagtggcgcagtggttagtgtTTTGTCAACACTGAAGTGGGACATTGTAGCTGTTTttgtcagtaagaaactggaccaaatggctattttagcattaaagaTTGCAGACCCATCTACTAGAACAATCCATGAATCTAAAAGTAGATCAGAACTATGTTGTTCAGAATCAAACCTTTCCGTTTAAGGAGAATAGATCAGTAATATAACATAATTGCGAGtgctcattttaaaacagtGAGTGGTGTCACTGTAGTAGTGAACTTCCGCCCTGTGGTCACGTGACATCCCCGAACATCTGGTGCTGTGCtcagccagcagggggcgctggaTCTGTGTCAGGAGAATGCTCAGCAGAGGGCTCGTGACGGGTGCGTTTGGGGGAGTCACAGAAGGGCAGGATTTCCCCGCCGGAGGGGCGGGGTTAGCCTCTCCGCCTGGAGTCGTTCGCCAAACCGAGTCCAGCCACAGGTGTCCGGTCCTTCCAGCCCGCCGCGCGAGCCTCTCCTCTGGATTGGAGTCCTTCCGGTTGTAA
This genomic window contains:
- the LOC112151372 gene encoding transmembrane protein 200C, with translation MIATGGLLRMNRRQDSLRSKNRAENKRKRKSKKKKKNDVVVVKGKLNLCSPAGLVAAVGVVILMVGVSMAVLGYWPSQNQQEYQERRRMGAFQGSRMSYSRSPPVSSNVTHDKLLSSQADGLNHSHSNSSTSDPSPNCGFFCDFLDKYLYSDNLKVFGPLVMGIGIFLFICANAVLHENRDKKTKIINLRDIYSTVIDLHSIRSKEYSPLNGLVNYTQSRSAEGPPAPVPASGMLTRSSWPSTGLNPRGESNSDALFRRSSLASRPRSWSRDVQTFTDTVYSIYKDYSNSGEQTPQPRQWDTTSIVTSSVNAFTLPVIKLNNCEVEESERAETEGRSQEVAVLEVAAENVREDEPASGRQTDDGQKEATMICSPPSDQSHEDTTTETLPQQEAPQAPPQWTQLCPPAPAAAAMGSNTSLHSLTDHPRPARRCSLNASGGRQGDRARRFSCPRLERSNSKGYIKLTDLGGESFEASDSSLVATDQEVEKDAAAVVAAAQEGAQGEDDLRTPSSSAAS